The DNA sequence AATAACGGAATTTGGGATTCGGCAGATCTGGAAAATTTCAAACCGGCAGAACCTACCTATTTATATCCCAATGTTATCGATGTCAGACCTTTATGGGATATTAATGAAGTTTGGATTTTATAAATTCAGTATCCATATTTAAACTATAAACGGTAATTGATTACTGATGAAGAAAATATTGCTTTATGGAATTTTCATTTTTTTGTCTTTCCAATTAATTCAAATAGATAAAGAAAATCCATCGGTTGACAAAAAAATAGACTATAACCGGGTAACATATGCATCTCCGGAAATACAAAAAATTTTAAAAAAAGCCTGCTACGATTGTCATTCCAATGAAGTAAATTATCCATGGTATTCTTCCATTGCTCCTATATCTTGGTTTATTAAAGAACATGTAAATCAAGGAAAAGAATACGTTAATTTTTCAGAATATGGAAAATATAATCGTTATCAGAAAGAACATATTAATTCATCCCTATACCGAGTAATTGAAAATAAAACCATGCCCCTCAACAGTTATCTTTGGATGCATAAAGACGCGAATTTATCGGAAAAAGATTATATCCTTTTACTTAATTGGTTTCGGACACAATGTAGCATAAAAAATTAAAAATGCATACATTTTGTAGATACCTGTTAGATGGAAAAAGTAAAAGAAAATTAAATCAATCAACAGAACAGGATAGTAATGAGTCTATATCATAATTTTATGAAACCTATTAAAAAAGGAGATACTATTTTAATTGTAGCACCGGCAGGAGCAGTTAAAAAAGAGGACATTCAACCGGCGATAGATATAATTACAAAACAAGGCTGGAAGTATGAAATAGGTAAAAATACATTCAATCATTATTA is a window from the Apibacter sp. B3706 genome containing:
- a CDS encoding heme-binding domain-containing protein, which encodes MKKILLYGIFIFLSFQLIQIDKENPSVDKKIDYNRVTYASPEIQKILKKACYDCHSNEVNYPWYSSIAPISWFIKEHVNQGKEYVNFSEYGKYNRYQKEHINSSLYRVIENKTMPLNSYLWMHKDANLSEKDYILLLNWFRTQCSIKN